In Curtobacterium sp. TC1, the following proteins share a genomic window:
- a CDS encoding MDR family MFS transporter: MTPARRWLALGGLCLGFFMLLLDSTIVSVALPDIGSDLGTDASLSVWVNSAYLFAFAVPLLVAGRLGDRFGHRRVYLLGLAVFTVASIGCAFAPGIGALVVWRAVQGVGAALLTPQCLTVIRSLFEPPQLAVALAVWSAGGGAATVAGPIVGGVLVEAWGWPSVFLVNVPVGIVTAVAVLRFVPVSRRIAVPLPVLAVVGVTAGVFAVVVGVQGTGDGVLAAPLPRVGLVVLGALVVAAVLTVQRRAGDRALVPLGLFRDRGFVTGSWGATAASFCVGSAPIPLMLDLQDGRGLGAGAAALVLVPMGIACLAAAPFVGRTTNTAGPRATATIGAVLLVVSVALTAVLIGTSAPLWAVAAAFTGFGVANAFVWSPFSLAAVLGAGPATIGAASSTFNTVKQLGAVLGSTVTAVLLAVSTDAVALGALALAALGALVAAVSLPRRAPAVLTGAVVHGAGVGHGLGFPTANLLPDDGRTVPSDGVYVGWLTAPTWPGTREALVSIGSNSTFADRPRTVEIHVLDFDGDLYGTPVELTVGRRLRRQRTFPGPDALVAAMRADERRARSLLARS, encoded by the coding sequence GTGACCCCGGCCCGTCGGTGGCTCGCACTCGGCGGGCTCTGCCTCGGCTTCTTCATGCTGCTGCTGGACAGCACGATCGTGTCCGTCGCACTGCCGGACATCGGCAGCGACCTCGGCACCGACGCGTCCCTGTCGGTCTGGGTGAACAGCGCCTACCTGTTCGCGTTCGCGGTGCCGCTCCTCGTCGCCGGACGGCTCGGCGACCGCTTCGGCCACCGCCGCGTCTACCTGCTCGGGCTCGCGGTGTTCACCGTCGCGTCGATCGGCTGCGCGTTCGCGCCGGGCATCGGTGCACTCGTCGTCTGGCGCGCCGTGCAGGGCGTCGGCGCCGCGCTGCTGACGCCCCAGTGCCTGACCGTCATCCGTTCGTTGTTCGAACCGCCGCAGCTCGCCGTCGCGCTCGCCGTCTGGAGCGCCGGCGGTGGTGCCGCGACCGTCGCCGGCCCGATCGTCGGGGGCGTGCTCGTCGAGGCGTGGGGGTGGCCGTCGGTCTTCCTGGTGAACGTCCCCGTCGGCATCGTCACCGCCGTCGCCGTGCTCCGCTTCGTACCCGTGTCCCGACGCATCGCGGTGCCGCTGCCGGTGCTCGCCGTCGTCGGGGTGACGGCCGGGGTGTTCGCGGTGGTCGTCGGTGTGCAGGGGACCGGTGACGGAGTGCTCGCCGCACCCCTGCCGCGGGTCGGTCTGGTGGTCCTCGGCGCGCTCGTCGTCGCCGCGGTGCTCACCGTGCAGCGCCGAGCGGGCGACCGGGCACTCGTGCCGCTCGGGCTCTTCCGCGACCGCGGGTTCGTCACCGGCTCGTGGGGAGCGACCGCCGCGTCGTTCTGCGTCGGCTCTGCCCCGATCCCGCTCATGCTCGACCTGCAGGACGGACGCGGACTCGGCGCCGGCGCAGCCGCCCTGGTGCTCGTGCCGATGGGGATCGCCTGCCTGGCCGCCGCACCGTTCGTCGGCCGCACGACGAACACCGCGGGCCCCCGCGCGACGGCGACCATCGGTGCCGTCCTGCTCGTCGTCTCGGTGGCGCTCACCGCCGTGCTCATCGGGACGTCGGCTCCGCTCTGGGCGGTCGCGGCGGCGTTCACCGGCTTCGGGGTCGCGAACGCGTTCGTCTGGTCACCGTTCTCGCTCGCAGCGGTGCTCGGCGCCGGCCCGGCGACCATCGGTGCGGCGTCGAGCACGTTCAACACCGTGAAGCAGCTCGGCGCCGTCCTGGGCAGCACCGTCACCGCTGTGCTGCTCGCGGTGTCGACCGACGCGGTCGCCCTCGGCGCCCTGGCGCTGGCGGCACTCGGGGCGCTCGTGGCGGCGGTCTCCCTGCCGAGACGGGCACCGGCGGTCCTCACCGGCGCGGTCGTGCACGGCGCCGGCGTCGGCCACGGGCTCGGGTTCCCGACCGCCAACCTGCTGCCCGACGACGGCCGTACGGTCCCGTCGGACGGCGTCTACGTCGGGTGGCTCACCGCGCCGACGTGGCCCGGGACGCGCGAGGCCCTCGTGTCGATCGGCAGTAACAGCACCTTCGCCGACCGGCCGCGCACCGTCGAGATCCACGTGCTCGACTTCGACGGTGACCTGTACGGCACCCCCGTCGAGCTCACCGTCGGCCGTCGGCTCCGTCGGCAGCGCACGTTCCCCGGGCCCGACGCCCTCGTCGCCGCGATGCGTGCCGACGAACGACGTGCCCGCTCCCTGCTCGCCCGCTCCTGA
- a CDS encoding flavin reductase family protein → MQHEFVGDPLDIREAIAEIPSVVAAIAARVAGAPVVMVATSFTVGVSYDPPLATIAVQHSSTTWPDLAAAPVLGISVLAEGHAQQTRQLASRDRAQRLVGVPHVDTGSGAVLLDGAHSWLECSVEAVHRAGDHDIVVLRVLRFARDAANAALVWHRPARRRVSATT, encoded by the coding sequence ATGCAGCACGAGTTCGTCGGCGACCCTCTCGACATCCGCGAGGCGATCGCCGAGATCCCCTCGGTCGTGGCGGCCATCGCCGCCCGGGTGGCGGGCGCGCCGGTCGTCATGGTGGCCACCTCGTTCACCGTCGGGGTCTCCTACGACCCGCCGCTCGCGACGATCGCCGTGCAGCACTCGTCGACGACCTGGCCCGACCTGGCGGCGGCGCCGGTGCTCGGCATCTCGGTCCTCGCCGAGGGGCACGCCCAGCAGACCCGGCAGCTGGCCTCCCGCGACCGGGCGCAGCGACTGGTCGGTGTGCCGCACGTCGACACCGGGTCGGGGGCCGTGCTGCTCGACGGTGCGCACTCGTGGTTGGAGTGCTCGGTCGAGGCCGTCCACCGTGCCGGCGACCACGACATCGTCGTGCTGCGGGTGCTCCGCTTCGCCCGCGACGCCGCGAACGCCGCGCTCGTCTGGCACCGGCCCGCTCGGCGTCGAGTCAGCGCCACCACCTGA
- a CDS encoding TetR/AcrR family transcriptional regulator, translated as MITTPAAATATEPCTLRERKKQQTRQALHDAALTLVSAHGLDGVTVEQICADADVSPRTFFNYFSSKAHAALGLDSVEVPEHSAVWFAEAQGGLVDDLCSLIAATVPLSQDRRRMKELLVLRPEMSSMVMQWMAESRQSLLSVVGTRTDEQTARTAVTLVMSALSEAAHRDSVRSNDELAVRLRAVVREMAALAA; from the coding sequence GTGATCACCACCCCGGCAGCGGCAACGGCAACGGAGCCGTGCACGCTGCGTGAACGGAAGAAGCAGCAGACCCGCCAGGCGTTGCACGACGCAGCGCTGACCCTGGTGTCGGCGCACGGACTCGACGGCGTCACGGTCGAGCAGATCTGTGCCGACGCCGACGTCTCCCCGCGCACGTTCTTCAACTACTTCTCGTCGAAGGCGCACGCCGCACTCGGGCTCGACTCGGTCGAGGTCCCGGAGCACTCCGCGGTGTGGTTCGCCGAGGCCCAGGGCGGCCTGGTCGACGACCTGTGCTCACTGATCGCGGCGACCGTTCCGCTCTCCCAGGACCGCCGGCGGATGAAGGAGCTGCTCGTGCTCCGGCCCGAGATGTCGTCGATGGTGATGCAGTGGATGGCCGAGTCACGCCAGTCCCTGCTCAGCGTCGTCGGCACCCGCACCGACGAGCAGACCGCACGCACGGCCGTGACGCTCGTGATGTCGGCGCTCAGCGAGGCTGCCCACCGCGACTCCGTGCGGAGCAACGACGAGCTCGCCGTGCGACTCCGGGCCGTGGTGCGCGAGATGGCGGCGCTGGCCGCCTGA
- a CDS encoding MDR family MFS transporter produces MTATAPVQVQHGRHSAEAPAASGGTGQQPLMTHRQILLVIYGLMAGMFLSSLGQTVFGTAIRTIGDDLHGLDQQAWVTTAYLITSTIATPIYGKLSDIFGRRPLYIFGIVVFILGAVLSSMSTSMLMLAAFRAVQGIGAGALMSLPLAIMGDILAPRERAKYQGYFLAVFGISSVIGPLIGGLLAGSSEILWITGWRWVLLINVPIGVAALLMVIVFLHLPKVHSADDAKPRVDWWGATAVIVTLVPLLLVAEQGRIWGWGSPAAIACYVVGVVGLIGLLLIESKMGDAAIIPLKLFRSGTFSMATVIGFLVGFAMFGAMLTIPLYLQIVVGLTPTESGFATLPLVGGLMIASITSGQIVARVGRYRIFPVIGTALVSAGYVVLTFMSIDKPLWFLMIGMFLIGLGLGSVMQSLTLASQGSVEARDMGVATSSATFFRQIGGTLGTAVLLSILFSVMPANILHATANEKDLGPALDAALNPTVASAKANQGAMDKIWTPVVTPLTKTVQSQLDAASAKATQAADAAVTEQVTAAVQQQVAAGAVPAASARSVIAQQVAAATPAAEQSALEQVADQAHASVQDGTVSVDWSNASQRSYWVDELTPELAKKIDDGNTTSDSATSTNDTSFLTGADSHLTRPFMAGFNASSVTIYWVGLGVILLAFVLTWFFRVPPLRQRSALQERADLSAEAQLEAEAGAAAADAGSFTGPMTGSVPTGSVPTGSGSGPTGSTPTHRR; encoded by the coding sequence ATGACCGCCACCGCACCCGTCCAGGTGCAGCACGGTCGGCACAGCGCCGAGGCCCCAGCAGCCTCCGGCGGTACCGGCCAGCAGCCCCTGATGACCCACCGACAGATCCTCCTCGTGATCTACGGCCTGATGGCGGGCATGTTCCTGTCGTCCCTCGGCCAGACGGTGTTCGGCACGGCGATCCGCACCATCGGCGACGACCTGCACGGCCTCGACCAGCAGGCCTGGGTCACGACCGCCTACCTCATCACCTCGACGATCGCGACGCCGATCTACGGCAAGCTCTCCGACATCTTCGGCCGCCGTCCGCTCTACATCTTCGGCATCGTCGTGTTCATCCTCGGCGCCGTCCTGTCGTCGATGTCCACCTCGATGCTCATGCTGGCGGCCTTCCGTGCCGTGCAGGGCATCGGCGCCGGTGCGCTGATGTCGCTGCCGCTGGCGATCATGGGCGACATCCTCGCCCCGCGCGAACGTGCCAAGTACCAGGGCTACTTCCTCGCCGTGTTCGGCATCTCGTCGGTGATCGGCCCGCTCATCGGCGGTCTGCTCGCCGGGTCCTCCGAGATCCTGTGGATCACCGGGTGGCGCTGGGTCCTGCTGATCAACGTGCCGATCGGCGTCGCGGCGCTCCTCATGGTCATCGTCTTCCTGCACCTGCCGAAGGTGCACAGTGCCGACGACGCGAAGCCCAGGGTCGACTGGTGGGGCGCGACCGCCGTCATCGTCACCCTCGTGCCGCTCCTGCTCGTCGCCGAACAGGGCCGCATCTGGGGCTGGGGCTCCCCCGCCGCCATCGCCTGCTACGTCGTCGGTGTCGTCGGCCTGATCGGGCTGCTGCTCATCGAGTCGAAGATGGGCGACGCGGCGATCATCCCGCTCAAGCTGTTCCGCTCGGGCACCTTCTCGATGGCGACCGTCATCGGGTTCCTGGTCGGCTTCGCGATGTTCGGCGCGATGCTCACGATCCCGCTGTACCTGCAGATCGTCGTCGGGCTCACCCCGACCGAGTCCGGCTTCGCCACCCTGCCGCTCGTCGGTGGACTGATGATCGCCTCGATCACGAGCGGTCAGATCGTCGCCCGCGTCGGCCGCTACCGGATCTTCCCGGTCATCGGCACCGCGCTCGTGTCCGCCGGCTACGTCGTCCTGACCTTCATGTCGATCGACAAGCCGCTCTGGTTCCTCATGATCGGCATGTTCCTCATCGGTCTCGGACTCGGCTCGGTCATGCAGTCCCTCACCCTGGCGTCGCAGGGCTCCGTCGAGGCCCGTGACATGGGTGTGGCCACGTCGTCCGCCACGTTCTTCCGCCAGATCGGTGGAACGCTGGGCACCGCGGTCCTGCTGTCCATCCTGTTCTCGGTGATGCCGGCGAACATCCTGCACGCGACCGCGAACGAGAAGGACCTCGGCCCCGCACTCGACGCCGCGCTCAACCCCACCGTCGCCAGCGCGAAGGCGAACCAGGGCGCGATGGACAAGATCTGGACGCCCGTCGTCACACCGCTGACGAAGACCGTGCAGTCGCAGCTCGACGCTGCCTCCGCGAAGGCGACGCAGGCCGCCGACGCCGCGGTCACCGAGCAGGTCACGGCAGCCGTGCAGCAGCAGGTCGCCGCCGGTGCGGTCCCCGCCGCCTCGGCCCGGTCCGTCATCGCCCAGCAGGTCGCCGCGGCGACGCCGGCGGCCGAGCAGTCCGCGCTCGAGCAGGTCGCCGACCAGGCACACGCCAGCGTGCAGGACGGCACCGTGTCCGTCGACTGGTCGAACGCCTCGCAGCGCTCCTACTGGGTCGACGAGCTCACCCCGGAGCTCGCGAAGAAGATCGACGACGGCAACACCACGAGCGACAGCGCCACCAGCACGAACGACACTTCGTTCCTGACCGGTGCCGACAGCCACCTGACCCGGCCGTTCATGGCGGGCTTCAACGCCTCGTCCGTGACGATCTACTGGGTCGGCCTCGGCGTGATCCTGCTCGCGTTCGTGCTCACCTGGTTCTTCCGGGTGCCGCCGCTGCGCCAGCGTTCCGCCCTGCAGGAGCGCGCCGACCTGTCCGCCGAGGCGCAGCTCGAGGCCGAGGCCGGTGCTGCCGCGGCCGACGCCGGCTCGTTCACCGGTCCGATGACCGGGTCCGTGCCGACCGGCTCGGTGCCCACCGGCTCGGGCTCGGGCCCGACCGGATCCACACCGACGCACCGTCGGTGA
- a CDS encoding MarR family winged helix-turn-helix transcriptional regulator, with translation MSDDRRAAERLLRSQLDRLWVRQTLRSSLIESSGGLDPTARVILRAVAGHGPVRATAIADATGLSRPVISRRVASLIDAEHLVGSPDPADGRATLVSLAPAGRRLLDQLDAAGAEVFDDLTEEFASDELRSLAEMLTRLNDRADAVLGIGTTRP, from the coding sequence ATGTCCGACGACCGGCGCGCTGCCGAGCGACTCCTGCGATCCCAGCTCGACCGGCTGTGGGTCCGACAGACCCTGCGCTCCTCGCTCATCGAGTCCAGCGGCGGACTCGACCCGACGGCGCGCGTGATCCTGCGGGCCGTCGCCGGCCACGGACCCGTCCGGGCCACCGCCATCGCGGACGCGACGGGGTTGTCCCGCCCGGTGATCAGTCGCCGGGTCGCGTCGCTGATCGACGCCGAGCACCTGGTCGGATCGCCGGACCCCGCCGACGGCCGCGCCACACTCGTGTCCCTCGCGCCCGCGGGCAGGCGACTGCTCGACCAGCTCGACGCGGCCGGCGCCGAGGTCTTCGACGACCTGACCGAGGAGTTCGCCTCGGACGAGCTGCGCTCGCTCGCCGAGATGCTCACGCGGCTGAACGACCGGGCCGACGCGGTCCTCGGGATCGGCACCACACGCCCGTGA
- a CDS encoding DEAD/DEAH box helicase: protein MSTDTATTTETTDEGPVVTFADLGLSDAVLKAVKDIGYETPSAIQEATIPTLLAGRDVVGLAQTGTGKTAAFALPILSRMDSGSKKPQALVLSPTRELALQVCEAFEQFASHMKNVHVLPVYGGQAYGVQLSALRRGVDVIVGTPGRIMDHLAKGTLDLSELKYLVLDEADEMLKMGFAEDVETILADTPDDKQVALFSATMPAQIRRISQQYLTDPAEITVKTKTKTAANITQRYLMVSYPQKVDALTRILEVEDFEGMIIFVRTKSETETLAEKLRARGYAAAAISGDVAQAQRERTVNQLKSGKLDILVATDVAARGLDVDRITHVVNYDIPVDIESYVHRIGRTGRAGRSGDSISFVTPRERRLLSAIERHTKQPLTQMQLPTIDDVNETRLTRFDDAITTALEDQGRIAAFRDVIAHYVEHHDVPSDDVAAALAVVAQGDSPLLLTAADDALRTQMERDARRGERDDRGGRDDRAPRSDRGGDRDRGPRRSQPMTAYRIEVGRRHRVEPRQIVGALANEGGLRRDDFGAIRIQPDFSIVELPADMDGGVLDRLTDTRISGKLIEIKPDRRGGGGGARRYEDRDRAPRGDRDDRPERKPRY from the coding sequence ATGAGCACGGACACCGCCACCACCACCGAGACCACCGACGAGGGGCCCGTGGTGACCTTCGCCGATCTCGGCCTGAGCGACGCTGTGCTCAAGGCCGTCAAGGACATCGGGTACGAGACCCCTTCCGCCATCCAGGAAGCCACCATCCCCACGCTGCTCGCCGGCCGCGACGTCGTCGGCCTGGCGCAGACGGGTACCGGCAAGACCGCGGCGTTCGCGCTGCCGATCCTGTCCCGCATGGACTCGGGCAGCAAGAAGCCCCAGGCGCTCGTGCTGTCGCCGACGCGTGAGCTCGCCCTGCAGGTGTGCGAGGCGTTCGAGCAGTTCGCGTCCCACATGAAGAACGTCCACGTCCTGCCCGTCTACGGCGGCCAGGCGTACGGCGTGCAGCTCTCCGCCCTGCGCCGTGGCGTCGACGTCATCGTCGGCACCCCCGGTCGCATCATGGACCACCTGGCGAAGGGCACGCTCGACCTGTCCGAGCTGAAGTACCTCGTGCTCGACGAGGCCGACGAGATGCTCAAGATGGGCTTCGCCGAGGACGTCGAGACGATCCTCGCCGACACCCCCGACGACAAGCAGGTCGCGCTCTTCTCGGCGACGATGCCCGCGCAGATCCGGCGCATCTCCCAGCAGTACCTGACGGACCCGGCCGAGATCACCGTCAAGACCAAGACGAAGACCGCCGCGAACATCACGCAGCGCTACCTGATGGTCTCGTACCCGCAGAAGGTCGACGCGCTCACCCGCATCCTCGAGGTCGAGGACTTCGAGGGCATGATCATCTTCGTCCGCACCAAGAGCGAGACCGAGACCCTGGCCGAGAAGCTCCGCGCCCGTGGGTACGCCGCAGCCGCCATCAGCGGTGACGTCGCCCAGGCCCAGCGCGAGCGGACCGTCAACCAGCTGAAGTCCGGCAAGCTCGACATCCTGGTCGCGACCGACGTCGCCGCCCGTGGCCTCGACGTCGACCGCATCACCCACGTCGTGAACTACGACATCCCGGTCGACATCGAGTCCTACGTGCACCGCATCGGCCGCACCGGTCGTGCCGGCCGTTCGGGTGACTCGATCAGCTTCGTGACCCCCCGTGAGCGGCGCCTGCTCTCCGCGATCGAGCGCCACACGAAGCAGCCGCTCACGCAGATGCAGCTGCCGACCATCGACGACGTCAACGAGACGCGCCTGACCCGCTTCGACGACGCGATCACCACGGCGCTCGAGGACCAGGGCCGCATCGCCGCCTTCCGCGACGTCATCGCCCACTACGTCGAGCACCACGACGTCCCGTCGGACGACGTCGCCGCCGCCTTGGCCGTCGTGGCGCAGGGTGACTCGCCGCTGCTCCTGACCGCAGCCGACGACGCCCTCCGGACCCAGATGGAGCGCGACGCCCGCCGTGGCGAGCGCGACGACCGCGGCGGACGCGACGACCGTGCCCCGCGCAGCGACCGCGGCGGCGACCGCGACCGCGGCCCCCGTCGTTCGCAGCCCATGACCGCCTACCGCATCGAGGTCGGTCGTCGGCACCGCGTCGAGCCGCGTCAGATCGTCGGCGCCCTCGCGAACGAGGGCGGCCTGCGTCGCGACGACTTCGGCGCGATCCGCATCCAGCCGGACTTCTCCATCGTCGAGCTGCCCGCTGACATGGACGGTGGCGTGCTCGATCGTCTGACCGACACCCGGATCAGCGGCAAGCTCATCGAGATCAAGCCCGACCGCCGTGGTGGTGGCGGTGGTGCTCGTCGCTACGAGGACCGCGACCGCGCCCCGCGTGGCGACCGCGACGACCGTCCGGAGCGCAAGCCGCGCTACTGA
- a CDS encoding fibronectin type III domain-containing protein — protein sequence MYRALITVAAAAALVIGGVAPATAAPSSSAPGAPTAVRVTGAGDSATVTWGPPKSGAKVTGWKVTISPAQHQPDQGVDRLPAKARSDRFGDLTPKTTYRFSVRAIGAKKTGRTILVRYTTPSVVDTTQSLFALDASGNVVRFAEDGSGTGKVVAAKGTGFAADDVGDVFTPSADLTSILFHPADGSAARTLATGLHLTPDLRSDVAGNLYWIDSVTGAVQKLPVGSSTATTALDLSASGSGQRFWTVTPDGKVVVFGGTAGNSWVTGTGIAPRSLTSTSGLGIGYPAAVLADSHGNVYLDIRSPGAAGSWAWYLLKPGATAPSVIEPRLAFEYGAANADGFSLLQSAEWCAAPAEYPTSPTGCKVDRTIPDKLVVGSGGTSTVAVSGITAGSRGPNTGAAADDGDVFVNVDSGPSAGLWRVPASGGAAQQLSSAQYSRLLVI from the coding sequence GTGTACCGAGCACTCATCACCGTCGCAGCAGCGGCGGCGCTCGTCATCGGGGGAGTGGCGCCGGCGACGGCTGCCCCCTCGTCCTCGGCGCCGGGCGCGCCGACCGCCGTCCGGGTCACCGGAGCCGGCGACAGCGCGACCGTGACCTGGGGTCCCCCGAAGTCCGGCGCGAAGGTCACCGGCTGGAAGGTCACGATCTCCCCCGCGCAGCACCAGCCCGACCAGGGTGTCGACCGGCTGCCGGCGAAGGCGCGGTCCGACCGCTTCGGTGACCTGACGCCGAAGACGACCTACCGCTTCTCGGTGCGCGCGATCGGCGCGAAGAAGACCGGCCGCACGATCCTGGTCCGCTACACCACGCCGTCCGTGGTCGACACGACGCAGTCGCTGTTCGCCCTCGACGCGTCCGGCAACGTCGTGCGGTTCGCCGAGGACGGTTCCGGCACCGGGAAGGTCGTCGCCGCGAAGGGGACGGGCTTCGCCGCGGACGACGTCGGTGACGTGTTCACCCCCTCGGCGGACCTGACCTCGATCCTGTTCCACCCCGCCGACGGCAGTGCGGCGCGGACGCTGGCGACCGGGCTGCACCTGACCCCCGACCTGCGCTCCGACGTCGCCGGCAACCTGTACTGGATCGACTCGGTGACGGGTGCGGTGCAGAAGCTCCCCGTCGGCAGTTCCACCGCGACGACCGCGCTCGACCTGAGCGCCTCGGGCAGCGGCCAGCGGTTCTGGACCGTCACCCCCGACGGCAAGGTCGTCGTCTTCGGTGGGACGGCCGGCAACTCGTGGGTCACGGGGACCGGCATCGCACCCCGCTCGCTCACCTCGACGTCCGGTCTCGGCATCGGGTACCCCGCAGCCGTCCTGGCCGACTCGCACGGCAACGTCTACCTCGACATCCGTTCGCCCGGCGCCGCCGGGTCGTGGGCCTGGTACCTGCTGAAGCCCGGTGCCACGGCACCGAGCGTCATCGAGCCTCGGCTGGCGTTCGAGTACGGTGCCGCGAACGCGGACGGGTTCTCGCTGCTGCAGTCCGCCGAGTGGTGCGCCGCCCCTGCCGAGTACCCGACCAGCCCGACCGGGTGCAAGGTCGACCGCACGATCCCGGACAAGCTCGTGGTCGGTTCCGGTGGGACGTCCACCGTGGCGGTCTCGGGCATCACGGCCGGGTCGCGCGGCCCGAACACCGGCGCGGCGGCCGACGACGGCGACGTCTTCGTGAACGTCGACAGCGGGCCCTCGGCCGGGCTGTGGCGCGTGCCGGCCTCCGGCGGGGCTGCGCAGCAGTTGTCGTCGGCGCAGTACTCGCGGCTACTGGTGATCTGA
- a CDS encoding NAD-dependent epimerase/dehydratase family protein — translation MSHHHLVIGAGPVGRHVATLLAERGERVTVVTRSGRDTGLSGVGHVALDASDAEALTRTADGAAVLYNCANPGDYTQWERTWPPLAASMLSAAEHTGAVYAITGNLYPYGPVDGPMRPDTPDAATDHKGILRARLWADALAAHRAGRVRAVEVRASDYVGPGIGANGHITRVLPAALQGKAVTMIGRTDLPHTFTDVLDVARTLVAAASDEGALGRTWMVPSNAPRTQRQALTDVLAAAGKPPVPVRRVPAAAIRALGLVSPMMRELADMTYQWTAPYVVDDAESRTWFGIEPTPWDEVCRRTVAGVA, via the coding sequence TGTCGCACCACCACCTCGTCATCGGCGCCGGCCCGGTGGGCCGCCACGTCGCCACGCTGCTCGCCGAACGCGGCGAGCGCGTCACGGTCGTCACCCGCTCGGGTCGCGACACCGGCCTGTCGGGAGTCGGGCACGTCGCACTCGACGCCTCCGACGCCGAGGCGCTCACCCGGACGGCCGACGGCGCCGCCGTGCTCTACAACTGCGCGAACCCCGGCGACTACACGCAGTGGGAACGCACCTGGCCGCCGCTCGCCGCGTCGATGCTCAGCGCTGCCGAACACACCGGGGCCGTGTACGCCATCACCGGCAACCTGTACCCGTACGGTCCGGTCGACGGGCCGATGCGACCCGACACCCCGGACGCCGCCACCGACCACAAGGGGATCCTCCGCGCCCGGCTGTGGGCAGACGCCCTGGCGGCGCACCGCGCAGGACGTGTCCGCGCCGTCGAGGTCCGGGCCTCGGACTACGTCGGGCCGGGCATCGGGGCCAACGGACACATCACGCGGGTGCTGCCGGCCGCATTGCAGGGGAAGGCCGTGACGATGATCGGCAGGACCGACCTGCCGCACACCTTCACCGACGTGCTCGACGTCGCCAGGACCCTGGTGGCGGCAGCTTCCGACGAGGGCGCGCTCGGCCGCACGTGGATGGTTCCGAGCAACGCCCCTCGCACCCAGCGGCAGGCGCTCACCGACGTGCTCGCCGCCGCCGGCAAACCGCCCGTGCCCGTCCGACGGGTGCCCGCCGCCGCGATCCGTGCCCTCGGGCTCGTGTCGCCGATGATGCGGGAGCTCGCCGACATGACCTACCAGTGGACGGCGCCGTACGTGGTCGACGACGCCGAGAGCCGCACGTGGTTCGGCATCGAGCCGACCCCGTGGGACGAGGTGTGCCGCCGGACCGTCGCCGGGGTTGCGTGA